The following coding sequences are from one Paenibacillus sp. JDR-2 window:
- a CDS encoding GntR family transcriptional regulator — translation MKDIPLYKQIQEAIKTQISLGNLRPGDRIPSETDLAAQFHVSLMTTKNALAGLAEEGIVVRSKGKGTFVAGQAPYKLFFSADEGSRGGPELPANRHSSSKLIGMIIPSMRTKVEQRLLDAIENAVNSYGYTLVIRVSRGSTAKELQSLEDLGALGIGGLILFSIGAQHERQTVIRAEELECPVVLIDRYYNDMPVVSVCSDNKAGARKAVSYLFRKGHDRLALLTPPVEHSVMADRLAGFESAVTDCGLKPSSVLRYTVPYERFNVSRKDGAELINQWMLMHHGSFSGLVATDVELARLAYHALKRINRAADKQLVAFDDTGIPEVAYIRQNETAIGAKAVSLLMGHIARGEQLQGRFVIPTQLILPS, via the coding sequence TTGAAGGATATTCCATTATATAAACAAATTCAGGAAGCTATCAAAACCCAAATCTCGCTTGGTAATCTGCGTCCGGGTGACCGGATACCGTCCGAGACGGATTTGGCCGCGCAGTTTCACGTCAGTCTGATGACCACCAAAAATGCCTTGGCCGGTCTCGCGGAGGAGGGAATTGTCGTTCGCTCCAAGGGGAAAGGCACGTTTGTTGCCGGACAAGCGCCGTACAAACTGTTTTTCTCGGCTGATGAAGGAAGCAGAGGGGGGCCGGAGCTCCCGGCAAACCGCCATTCGTCCAGCAAGCTTATCGGGATGATCATTCCTTCCATGCGTACGAAGGTGGAACAGCGCCTTTTGGATGCTATCGAAAATGCGGTTAACAGCTATGGCTATACGCTGGTGATCCGCGTATCCAGGGGCAGCACCGCTAAAGAGCTGCAATCGCTTGAAGATCTTGGCGCGCTTGGCATCGGCGGTTTAATCCTCTTCTCCATAGGAGCTCAGCATGAACGCCAGACGGTTATAAGGGCGGAGGAGCTCGAATGTCCGGTAGTCTTGATCGACCGTTATTACAACGATATGCCTGTCGTCAGCGTCTGCTCGGATAATAAGGCGGGTGCGCGAAAAGCCGTATCGTATCTTTTCAGAAAGGGACATGATCGTCTTGCCCTGCTGACACCCCCCGTAGAGCATAGCGTAATGGCCGACAGGCTTGCAGGCTTCGAAAGCGCAGTGACTGATTGCGGGCTGAAGCCATCATCCGTTTTACGATATACCGTTCCTTATGAGAGATTTAACGTCTCAAGGAAGGATGGGGCTGAGCTTATCAATCAATGGATGCTTATGCATCATGGCAGCTTCTCCGGCCTTGTTGCTACGGATGTGGAGCTTGCCCGATTGGCTTATCATGCTTTGAAAAGGATAAACCGGGCGGCAGATAAACAATTGGTTGCGTTTGACGATACCGGGATTCCGGAGGTAGCTTATATCCGCCAAAACGAAACCGCAATCGGCGCCAAGGCCGTCTCGCTGCTGATGGGCCATATCGCTCGCGGTGAGCAGCTTCAAGGCAGGTTTGTTATACCGACTCAGCTGATTTTGCCCTCATAA
- a CDS encoding family 43 glycosylhydrolase encodes MRLKKWKTLLVGAAAAVMLMPLHVSAYSNPITISDSWHWANNDFYGEGDPYILKFNGTYYLYVSTVDDQSGVKVWSSTNLVDWSYRGLCTTEAITKAAYAPEVVYWNGMFYMYTSPGGGGHYVLQSTSPTGPFTVATGNLGMGIDGNVFIDDDGKWYFYSTGSNTINARPMTSPTAFGAAVGTGLSMAGWTEGSTTFKRNGKYYMTYTGNHVWSTGYRVNYATSASPTTGFAPADSQNPVLIDTEGSNVGLGHNSVIKGPDLDSDFMVYHSHASNGNLTYPGRKMNLDRIAWNGDKMLVLGPTTASQQNPELADFEDRFNRTSIGTGWTTIGGGTWGIYNQELMWQDTIGNTNTYRQVTSAGTAGDYTAEFNTKQMKQGTSSNPVYGTVFSYTDESNYGTAVLNRSLNRLETNFVVGGVSQGWQYSALPSGYDYTKWHQIRVEKAGTSFTVFVDGMKKQTRTVSGIGGGKIGYTTTDAHADFGYTAFSNKVNGSSAWNAYKPLPGKIEAVHYMNGAEGTAYHDLTADNIGGAYRSGSVDIRSSAAEGKNVVGWNQTGEWLKYRVNVAETGYYDLDVRLATTFTDASYRVWDGATDLTGVVGVPSSGDWETWITSSKKGLYLTAGYHELRFEFVKGEFDFSGMTFSRGDAVTSLSDDFNDGNDNGWTRFEGNWSVNSGELDSAGGGVFGKTTIGNERWADYTVESDIKLVDTTGDAGVLVRVNNPSNGTVLVNNPDYIQGYYAFIKPDGVYLGKMNYNYAGVASSPVSLAAGAWHHMKVVASGTTIKVYVNDMTTPKITYTDNSGNPFTHGKVGLRTMNNHTRFDNFKVNP; translated from the coding sequence ATGAGGTTGAAAAAATGGAAAACCCTGCTCGTCGGAGCGGCCGCAGCCGTTATGCTTATGCCGCTTCACGTGAGCGCGTACAGCAATCCGATTACGATTTCAGACTCCTGGCATTGGGCGAACAACGATTTCTATGGCGAAGGCGACCCGTATATTTTGAAATTTAACGGCACCTATTATCTTTACGTCAGTACCGTTGACGATCAGAGCGGCGTTAAAGTATGGTCCTCTACTAATCTCGTCGACTGGAGCTATCGCGGCTTGTGTACGACGGAAGCGATTACCAAGGCGGCGTATGCGCCTGAAGTCGTCTACTGGAACGGCATGTTCTATATGTACACCTCCCCTGGGGGAGGCGGTCATTACGTGCTGCAGAGTACGAGTCCAACAGGCCCGTTTACGGTTGCAACAGGCAATCTGGGCATGGGAATTGACGGCAACGTCTTTATTGACGATGACGGCAAATGGTATTTCTACTCGACCGGCTCCAATACGATTAACGCACGGCCGATGACAAGCCCTACGGCCTTTGGTGCCGCAGTCGGCACCGGCTTATCGATGGCAGGCTGGACGGAAGGCTCCACAACCTTCAAGCGCAACGGCAAATATTATATGACCTATACCGGCAATCATGTGTGGAGCACCGGGTACCGGGTCAATTACGCAACCAGCGCAAGCCCAACGACCGGCTTCGCGCCGGCGGATAGCCAGAATCCGGTTCTGATCGACACGGAAGGCTCGAATGTCGGACTTGGCCATAACAGCGTGATCAAAGGTCCTGACCTGGATTCGGATTTTATGGTCTACCACAGTCATGCATCGAATGGCAATCTGACCTACCCGGGCCGCAAAATGAATCTGGACCGCATCGCCTGGAACGGAGATAAGATGCTGGTCCTTGGTCCAACAACGGCTTCCCAGCAAAATCCCGAGCTGGCGGATTTCGAGGACCGTTTTAACCGCACCTCTATCGGAACCGGCTGGACAACTATCGGGGGCGGCACATGGGGGATCTACAATCAAGAGCTGATGTGGCAGGATACGATTGGGAACACCAATACTTACCGCCAAGTTACCAGCGCGGGCACTGCCGGCGATTATACGGCGGAGTTCAACACCAAGCAGATGAAGCAGGGTACCAGCAGCAATCCGGTATACGGAACCGTCTTCTCCTACACCGATGAGAGCAATTACGGAACAGCCGTCTTGAACCGCAGCCTGAACCGGCTGGAAACGAACTTTGTGGTTGGCGGCGTCAGCCAGGGCTGGCAATATTCCGCGCTGCCTTCCGGCTACGACTATACCAAGTGGCATCAGATCCGCGTTGAGAAAGCCGGTACCAGCTTCACCGTGTTTGTGGACGGCATGAAAAAACAAACCCGGACCGTCAGCGGCATCGGCGGCGGCAAAATCGGCTATACCACAACGGATGCCCATGCGGACTTTGGTTATACGGCCTTTAGCAATAAAGTGAACGGCAGCAGCGCATGGAATGCGTACAAGCCTCTTCCGGGCAAAATCGAAGCCGTTCATTATATGAACGGCGCTGAAGGAACGGCTTATCACGATCTGACGGCCGACAATATCGGCGGTGCTTACCGCAGCGGATCGGTCGATATTCGCAGCTCGGCAGCCGAAGGCAAAAATGTCGTGGGCTGGAATCAGACCGGAGAATGGCTGAAATACCGCGTGAATGTGGCGGAGACCGGCTATTATGATCTGGATGTGCGTCTTGCGACTACGTTTACCGATGCAAGCTACCGCGTATGGGACGGCGCGACCGACCTGACCGGCGTCGTTGGCGTGCCAAGCTCCGGCGACTGGGAAACGTGGATAACTTCAAGCAAAAAAGGGCTGTATCTGACAGCCGGTTATCATGAGCTGCGCTTTGAGTTCGTCAAAGGCGAATTCGATTTCTCGGGCATGACGTTCTCCCGCGGGGATGCGGTGACCAGCCTGTCGGATGACTTTAATGACGGCAATGATAACGGCTGGACAAGATTTGAAGGCAACTGGTCCGTCAATTCGGGCGAGCTGGACTCTGCTGGCGGAGGCGTATTCGGCAAAACAACGATCGGCAATGAGCGTTGGGCGGATTATACGGTTGAATCGGATATCAAGCTCGTCGACACGACCGGGGACGCCGGCGTCTTGGTAAGAGTGAATAATCCGTCAAACGGTACCGTGCTGGTTAACAACCCCGATTACATTCAAGGCTATTATGCTTTTATCAAACCGGATGGCGTCTACCTGGGCAAGATGAATTACAACTATGCGGGCGTCGCCTCCTCCCCTGTATCACTGGCAGCGGGGGCTTGGCATCATATGAAGGTTGTCGCTTCGGGAACGACGATTAAGGTCTACGTAAACGATATGACAACTCCGAAAATCACCTATACCGATAACAGCGGCAATCCGTTTACTCACGGGAAGGTAGGCCTGCGCACGATGAATAACCACACGCGGTTCGATAATTTCAAAGTTAACCCGTAA
- a CDS encoding beta-L-arabinofuranosidase domain-containing protein: protein MNNVLKPLKAVSFEELPLGAIRPAGWLKDQLEIQAEGMTGHLDEFWSHVGPSSGWLGGTGESWERGPYYLDGLLPLAYLLEDERLINKVKPWIDWTLESAREDGQFGPASNDDWWSRMVMLKVLIQHAEYTGDERVIPFMTNYFRYQLKQLPERPLADWAKARGGDNLISVYWLYNRTGDPFLMELAQLLIVQTEDWKGLYEQYPYWYRQTSFDHRVHVVNVAMSFKQPALQYLLTGDETDKAVVYKAINSVMACHGQVNGMFSGDEWLAGTHPSQGTELCSVVEYMYSLENLIRITGDGFFGDILEKIAYNALPAAISPDWKVHQYDQQANQIMCTHAKRNWTENNNEANLFGVEPHFGCCTANMHQGWPKLAARLWMASEGGGIAAISYAPCLVTAALGSDKKTKAEIQVETSYPFRDTVNIKVGLESSAAFAMKLRIPAWCEEPVLQINGEPYPLQPVNGFVSIERIWMPEDELLLTLPRHATLIPRANGAAGVQYGPLMLAIPVKEQWQKHRTYPPYHDWELYPQSPWNYGVELNELTLADKGRVLEEEVRRQPFAADNPPLRMRVNARRIPQWTMEMNSAGTPPVSPVASKEPLEEIELVPYGCARLRIAEFPVLLR from the coding sequence GTGAACAACGTGTTGAAACCGCTGAAGGCTGTTTCTTTTGAAGAGCTTCCGCTTGGCGCTATCCGGCCCGCAGGCTGGCTGAAGGATCAGCTGGAGATTCAAGCGGAGGGAATGACCGGGCATCTGGACGAGTTCTGGAGCCATGTTGGTCCAAGCAGCGGCTGGCTTGGCGGAACGGGGGAGAGCTGGGAACGCGGACCTTATTATTTGGACGGGCTATTGCCTCTCGCGTATCTTTTAGAGGATGAGAGACTGATCAATAAGGTGAAGCCCTGGATCGATTGGACGCTGGAGAGTGCCAGGGAGGATGGGCAATTCGGGCCTGCTTCGAATGACGACTGGTGGAGCCGGATGGTCATGCTGAAGGTGCTCATCCAGCATGCGGAGTATACCGGCGACGAACGGGTTATCCCTTTTATGACCAATTACTTTAGATACCAGCTGAAGCAGCTGCCGGAACGTCCGCTTGCCGATTGGGCGAAGGCAAGGGGCGGGGATAATCTGATTAGCGTGTATTGGCTGTACAACCGTACCGGTGATCCGTTCTTAATGGAGTTGGCGCAGCTGCTGATCGTACAAACCGAGGACTGGAAAGGGCTGTATGAGCAATATCCGTATTGGTACCGTCAAACCTCCTTTGATCACCGGGTCCATGTGGTGAATGTGGCTATGTCCTTCAAGCAGCCGGCCCTACAGTATTTGCTGACCGGCGATGAGACGGATAAAGCGGTTGTATATAAAGCCATTAACAGCGTTATGGCTTGTCATGGCCAGGTGAACGGGATGTTCTCCGGCGATGAATGGCTTGCCGGCACTCATCCAAGCCAGGGGACAGAGCTGTGCTCGGTTGTCGAGTATATGTACTCTCTGGAGAATCTTATACGTATAACCGGGGACGGCTTTTTCGGGGACATTCTGGAGAAGATCGCCTATAATGCGCTGCCCGCAGCGATAAGTCCGGACTGGAAGGTTCACCAGTATGATCAGCAGGCGAATCAGATTATGTGTACGCATGCCAAGCGCAATTGGACGGAAAACAACAATGAAGCCAATCTGTTCGGGGTCGAGCCGCATTTCGGCTGCTGTACGGCCAACATGCATCAAGGCTGGCCAAAGCTTGCGGCGAGATTATGGATGGCTTCGGAAGGCGGCGGAATAGCGGCAATCTCCTACGCACCTTGCCTAGTAACAGCTGCATTAGGGTCAGACAAGAAAACAAAAGCAGAGATCCAAGTAGAGACCTCATACCCGTTCAGGGATACGGTCAACATAAAGGTCGGGCTGGAGTCTTCGGCGGCTTTCGCCATGAAGCTGAGAATTCCTGCATGGTGCGAGGAGCCCGTACTGCAGATTAATGGCGAGCCTTATCCGCTGCAGCCCGTGAATGGTTTTGTTTCTATTGAACGTATATGGATGCCGGAAGACGAGCTTCTGCTTACTCTGCCTAGGCACGCGACACTTATTCCGCGCGCGAACGGAGCTGCCGGGGTTCAATATGGCCCCCTTATGCTGGCTATTCCAGTCAAGGAGCAGTGGCAGAAGCACCGCACTTACCCGCCTTATCATGACTGGGAGCTGTATCCGCAATCTCCGTGGAACTATGGCGTGGAGCTTAACGAGTTGACGCTTGCCGATAAGGGAAGGGTGTTGGAGGAGGAAGTCCGGAGGCAGCCGTTTGCCGCAGACAATCCCCCGCTGCGCATGAGGGTAAACGCACGCAGAATTCCTCAGTGGACGATGGAGATGAACTCAGCGGGAACGCCCCCGGTTAGTCCGGTTGCCAGCAAGGAACCGCTCGAAGAAATTGAACTGGTTCCTTATGGCTGCGCAAGGCTGCGGATTGCGGAATTCCCGGTTCTTCTTCGCTAG